The sequence below is a genomic window from Buteo buteo chromosome 26, bButBut1.hap1.1, whole genome shotgun sequence.
TGGGAGGGAacagcactgctgcctttgGTGCCTGCCTGTTTGCACCACTTGAAGTAACAGCGGAGGGCTGCACTAAGGTGGTCTTAGTACACCAGACAACTTTGCAACAGGAGTAGACCGAGTGACATGTAATTGACTCGCCTTGTTTTAGAGGCCTGGCGCCTACAATCAGTCAGGTCACTAACCGTGAAGTCACTTTGTCCTTGACTGGAGAAGGGGGGGTGTATTCCTTTCAAACAGCTGCTTCTCAAGGTTCACGGATCACGGGTATTTGCTTCTTCCCTTTGGCTTGCCAAAGCGGAGTGTGTGCCGACAGAGAAAGAGCAGGCATACTGGAGTGTCGTGCTCATGCTTTTTTGCATTTCCTCATCACATCATCATTGTTATGGAGTTGCAAAGTCACTttaggagcaggaggagctccTAAGCATGTTGGAGTAGCCAACAAGTGGCTACAAAGAGTGTCTGGAGTCcttgagagaggaggaggaggaggagtgttGTGGCAGCGTTTAGCAAACACTTTAGGCAATCATTTTAGACGTAGGAGAGGGGCCAGTGTAAAAGATGAAGAAGTAACATGGGTTTTGAGACTCGACATGAGAGTCAAAGCAGTCCACTCCTTTTCATCAAACGTGGTTCTTGTGGTTTGACAGCTGCAGGGATTAAAAGAACGGCATATCCAGACTGAATGTTATGCCGAGTACCTGAAGAACGCCAtcaagaggaaggagagggaactAACAACTTTCAGGAACGTGCAGGACCTTCTCACCACATCTTCTGCAACTGCAGCTATCCCAGAGCTGGAAGACCCCATACAACGGTAAGGAAGTAACACAGTGGAGCAAGGCTTCGCTTTCTGCGATTGTGTGAAAACAACAGGACTGTCTTCTTGCATCCCAGCAAGATAACAACACACGATTTTCAAAGACGCTTTTGTTTTAGATGAGGTTCTTTCACATTCTTCTTTGGGGATTTGTGCTCTTGTGGACTTCTGTGGTAAGGCCTGTACTTCTTTTCCAGGCTCCAAGGTGAAACGGCCAGGATGCAAGCCACAGTCCGGCAACAAGCAAAGACCATTGAAGCCCTTCGGAAAGGACTGCGAGCCCGTGCCTCAGTAAGCTACTCACAGCCTTCCCTTTTCATGAGCTACAGAGCCTAGTTCTGTATTTGTGGGGGAAGTTTGAAGATGAGGTTTTCCTGGAGAGCCTAGGAGAGATCAGCTTCTCTGTTCTACTGACTACAGGCTGCTCTGAAAGTCCTGCTGGCCCATTCCCCCAGCTTTCTGGCTTTGGGAGTTGTTCCGTGAGACTATAGCAAGTCCTTCTTAATGCCATCTTTGTGAAGGACTTGACAGCAAAGCACTGGCTtaagtattttctgctttagaCCAGTCGTGAGGTTGAGACCTCAGGCAGCACTTCAGACAGTCCTGCAGCAGAGGGATTTGGTGCCTTCGGTTGCGGACACTCCTTGGGCTCTGGTGGTGGTGAGCACGTAGTCCTGCAGGCCTGACTGGCATCACCAGACTGTGACAGGAATTCTTCCGTGGCCTGTACTCTGGGCACCTTCCCGTTTTGGTGACTATGGATTCCTTGGCCAGAAGGTGTAGCTCTGTAATGCCACGAGAAGACCTCCAAAGATGAAAGTCTGCAACTAATAAGGGAATGACACCTCCACAGGCCCTATTTTCTATGCTTGGTTGGCGCTGCCATGAGGTATGACCTTCAGTCAGGGAAGTCCTAGTGTGAcgacttcttttttcttcttttaatgcTGCTGTAGTCTCATCATGGCCTGGAGGACTCGGTAACCGGCTTTCAGACAGCACGGACTGCAAAGGAACACCAACGTCGGCAGGTATATGAACAGCTTCTGGGAATGACTGGTTTTAgtctttgcatttcttgtgGGCAGGTAGTTTATGAAAAGGTCAGGTGGGCTGTGGGGAATCCCCCAGGTTTTTGGGCAGGACACCCTCAGGGGAAAAGTCGATACCTTTCCTCATGCCCCTGGTGCTACTGTGTTTTGCATCTGCTTGGTAGACAATATGCGGGCCCTTGCGTTCATCAGCACGATTCCTTCGATGGGTAGGCTGTGTGCTGTGGACAGGAGAGACATCTGTGGGCGAGAGCTGTGAGAGGAGACTGGACTTGGGAGATGcgtgttttcttctttgtgggGAACACTGTGGGCACATTCTGCGTGTGGATCCTGTTCCTGTGCCCTGTGTGTGATGtatcttttctattttgaaagcGTGGGAGTGAAAGCAAGGAAGTAAAGAAGCTGGGCAAGACGAAATGCCGATCAGAAGCGCTTCCGGATGAAGTGTCGAAAAGAAGCGCCGCACTGGAGGAAGAACAGGCCAGGCATGGCTTTTTAGTGCTTTAAAGAAATACACAGTGAGGAGAAGTCAAGCTTTACTGAACCCTAGTGTAAAAGCATGTAGATAACCCTTTGTGGGCAAATTCAAGCCTCGCATTCGATCTTGCAAGGTGCTTCTGTGCATGAGCCCATGGTttgaaaaagctgcaaaaggCCTCGCAAATGCAGGCTGCCTGCACTTCTCCTGGGTGGGAAGgaagtcttttcttcttctgttcagATAAATTTGGGGCCCTCCAAGTGTTGGGTGGTGCTGGGGAGCTGGCTGTTCCCAGTAATTTCTGGCTTGTCAAGCACATTGCAGGTGAAGCAAGCCATCCATGGCTGTGCTGCTTACAGAAGAGTATATGAAAAAGGCCGACTGCTGCTTTGCTTCACGCTTTCCTTACTGATTTGCTGGGCAGGTTGAAGATGCCTTCTGCAGATGTCTCCGACAACCCTGACTGCATCTgcggggagaaggagaaagtcCCAGCTCGGCTTCCGGGGAGAGATGAAGAAAGTTGTTCCGAATTGACTAGCTAAATTGGTAAACTAAGAAGAAAGGTGAGCTCTGGTTTGTTTGGTGGATTTGAGGcgattatttttttctgctagaacCTGTGTGATTCTTTTCCTATACTTTTTTCCGTGTTGCTAGTTATCTCTTGGCGGTATTTTGCAAGTGATTGACTGCTCTTGATGCTCCTGCTCCTGTTGTAGCAGTAGATGATGACGATGATGTTGACGAACACAGGTGTAGTTGTCGTGATGGGTAAAAACCATGAGCCAGGAGTCCCAGCAGGGCGCCTGCGGCCAATGGCCTCACTGACCAGGATGCAGTCCCAGGGGCCCTGAGCAAGAACAGCGGAGCTGGTCACCACACATTGAGATTTTCATCCATTTTAATACTCTGTCTGCAGGTGACAAATGCAGTCTCAATGGCCCCCCACCTTTCTGTGGATTTCCACAGAAGTGAGTAACTTCAGAGCTGTCTCTTTGAGTTCCTTTTGTTCCGCTGCCTACAAGTTGGCGACATTTCCCAACATCTGGAGATGCAGTTGAAAAAACGCATGCAGTGGGCAAGACAAAACCCGGGCCTGTGAGAAAAGTTGTCCACTCTGCGTGGGACTCAGAAAGAACCGGGGCTTAACCTCAGAAGTCACTGGGAGACGAGCATGATGGGTCACAGCCAAACAGAGCAGTCTAAAAGAGAGACGGGAGAGGGAGCCGGGCAAGAAATAAGGCAAAAACCGCAAGAAATTAATCCGTGTTCTCCATCTAACACCATTTCCCATGTGTGCCTGTCGCCCATCGGCTGTAACTTTGCTGTTGACATGTTTGAGCGTTTGGTTTTCGGTACCTGGATCTGCACGTTAGTGCTGTACTTCCAGGATCCACTTTGCAGTGCTGCCTTTGGCCCAGCCTGCCGTAAAACTAACgcacagccttttcttttccctccctcccttgccCCGTCACAGCCGAACCTCCAACGCGGTGAACGATGAGaagatgctggagcagaggaagtgCCAGTGCCAGAAAAGAGTGCTCCCAGGGCTGATGCATGAAGCCTGGAAACCTTTGCCTTCCACCCCgtgcaccccccaccccacatgTAATTCCAAGCGTTGTGTTGCAGTTTGGTATTTAATAAACTCTGTCACCTAGTACGGGTCTCAGTTTTGCTGCACAACTGGAGCTCTTCGGACCTAGCGCGTCCGCATGAGGAGAGTCCTCTGTTTCCGAAGGCTCGCTCGGGCTCCCTTCCTACGCAGGCCGTCAGCACATCTCTCTCTGCCCTCGCTCCGAACGAAAACCAGTCCTGCAGACGTCTCCGGCAGGGAGCACGCGTCcgtgccccttccctctgcgGAGGCTGGAACCGTGACGGCGCTCAGGTCAGGGACCAGCGCGGAGCCACTGCTAATAACCGGTTGCCAGACTCCTTTCTAGAGCAACCCTCCCGCGGGCCTGGGCAGAAGGTGGTGGGCGAGCTCTGCAGATCCCACAGGGACCTGACGGACCTGCAGCCGGCCGAGGGGAAAGGCGGGAAGAAGCGGGCACGAGCCGCAGCAGGGAGAAACCCCCCTCGAGCCGAGGTAAAACCTTTCCTCCTGCGAGGGCGGCCAGGGAccgctggcagggagcagcgcGGGCACGCTGCTCCCTCAGGGACGGGGAGCCAAAGGGGGTCCCCGCAGCCAGCGGGGCAGACCCAGCCTCAGCCCGCACGAGCGAGGGGCGCGGGGCCGTCCCCGGGGAAGGCAGCCGAGAGCCCGGAGGGACGAACGAGCGCctggggaggcggcggcgctgaGGGCAAACCAAGAAGTCGGGCAAGTGAGGTCGACGGCAACGTGCAAGCAGATGAGAGCTGGCTGCTTAGCAGTCCATTCAAAGACTATGCAACACCCGAGCACAGCACCTCCCCTGATgttgggggggtgcagggggagagACGGCTCCAGTGACAGAGAGCACTGTACATGACCAGACTGGTTCTGgccccccctcctcccatccACCATCAGGTAGCTGCCAGGCATTTATGTAGCTGCTGAACTCCAACACAAGCATTTCAAAAAGTCTGACTAGGGATCTCTCCTCTAGTTGGTAGCAGGCATCTACCCCAAGGGAACACAGTACATCCAAACAAACgcaattatttttgttcctggATGTCTTGCACTGGTTCCCCTCACTGTGTGGGTGTCAGTGCTGGAAGCACCCGCTGAAAGCCCAAGGGTCTTTTCTCCGTGCAGGAGACTCGCTGAGCACATGCCtgccccagccaccctccccaTGTTTTGCAGCAACAACCAAACAGAGCACAGGAATCAAGTGCAAGGGAGTACTTTCTTTttaggggcagggagggaggaacctgaacaaacacacaaacaaaaaaaaactaaaagcaCAACAACAAATGCTATACTGAAAGAATACTCTGGTTTTGCACTGGCCTTTCCAGTCTGAGTCATCTTATCACCGTGCACTGTGCTGCCTCATGCATGCCTCCTCCAACCTCACCTTCTTCTGCAGAACCCCTGACGTGATCCCAGCAGCCTTCTAGCCACATGCTACTCAAGACTCCCTAACAGAGTGGGTCCAGCTGCCACTATGGATCAGTGAAGACTTATTTTTCAGCGCTGCCACTGATCCGGTCCCATACCAGCATTCTACTGCACAGTGGCTTGGCAAACGTATTTAACTTTTGTCAAGAGGCAAAAGCTACAATGAGAAGAGGGACTGTGGTTTGCCTTCTCTCCCACGCAGTTTGTTCCTGTGGAGTTAACGCCGTTTTGGTCAAGTCTTTTGCTCTTTCCCTTCGGCACTGTCCAGGTTAAGACTTTTGAGCCAGTAAGGTTGTTAATTTAATCTTCCCATCCATAGAGGCAGTGAGGCAGGTCCCGCAGTCCATGGCCGTGCTCCAATCCACTGTGACAACGGGAGCTCTGTGTCCTCCCAGGGAAAGGCAGCTCTCCAGAACCTTTTCCTCACCATTCAACTACAAGAAGGAAAGCATAAGGTTTTCAGGAGGCAAGTTTCTGCAGTGGGGGCAGTGCACCCACAGGAGAAGCCACAGCCTGCTACAGACTCCATAACCCCATCAGTATACATAAATAAGCGGAAAAATCAGAGAGATGTTGAGATGTACGCAGCACGCATGAGGAAGCAAATTTCCAGTCTCACAACAGAAGCACGCAGTCTCAAGCAGCTCAGCTTCTGCtatcagctgagctgcagcaattGAACAGGGCAGGCTAAAAGCACACGCTGATGAAGAGCACATAAGCCTAAGCTATAGCTCATGTTAGTGCGGGTGCTCTGAATGCCCCAGATGCAAAGTAAAAATTCCATCTAACCTGCCTTGCAGTGGCTTATACTGATGGGTATTGACTCAAGAGAAGGCAGGCAAGGGGCATGCGATCAGTAACCGCTTGTTACTGCGGCACAGAAATTTGGGTACTTGGAACCACTCAGCCTTACCCTTCGTTTCATTTCAGTAcacaggaagaggagagaatCAGGCTGGGACTAACACAGCATCAGCAAGCACATAAGGCAGATTAAACATGAGCATCAGTCAACAATCACACATTCTGCATTGAACTGGCATGCatcaatatatatataaaaaaaaaaattaaaactttgtCCTAGGCACTTGGGTACTAAGGAAAACTCCTGCAGCTAAGCTTTAAGAACACAGAGCACACATACTCTAGTTACATACAGAGGGCCAAACGCTTACAGAGGGTTCAAACACTTGCTAAGCACCACACACTGCTAAAACGCACGCTGTATGAAACTGAGCAGCGACTTGCACAGAGCACGGACAGGTAGGTGCTGCTCGAgaacttcagcagctgctgttgcagcCTTGTAACAACAAGAACTTGTATGGATGTGTAAGAGCACTCCTGTCACTTCTCGGACTTACCTTAAAAAGGACTCCCCCGGTAGAAGAGCACGTCAACATATAGTTGCCCTCAgagtcaaaagcaaaaagcctcCCTCGTGGGAATTGGACTTGCTTGTAGCCACTGTACCCGGACAGAACAAAAGGACCCGTAGCTTCGCTGGGAAGATCATACTCGGACACCTTCAAGCCACTTTTGTGAATATTCCACTGAATAAACTAGAATGACAAAAAGAGATGACAAAAGCGCATAGTTGAATGGACTGGGATGAAAGTAGAGAGGCCATTTGTGGGTTTTAAGCAAAGTGGCTATTCCTCACAAACAGAGGATGGCATTTTGACATCTATATCTAAGTGGGTATATTTACAAAACACAGGCTGCAAAAGCTGGAAGAGTGCCTACTATCCAGGCAAACACAGAGGCTCTACCTTCCACAAGCACGGCTGCCTATGTGTCCTTCCACATCGCATGCAGGGTCCTGGTGGGAGTTCACTTAACTGGCATCAGCCAAGGACCCGCACCTTTAGGCAGTCTCCCTCCCGGAGCCACACCTCTACTGCTGAAGACTGGAACCACAGAAATCGAAGCCTTTGTTACAAGCAACAGGGAGCTGCTGACAAGGAAATTTATGCAAAGTGGTCACGGATCTGGTCCCTGGTGAATCCCAGATCTCAAATGTGGTGACCTCAGGGGCATGGAAAGGTCATCTTCACATTCCATAGGATTCCATAGGAAGGGGATGTCGCCAACAGCAGGATTTGCAGACAAGGTCCAAGACAGCTCCAGCTGTTACTatgctttccagccactctctCTGCAGACTGTATGCAGCAGGGTGGTGCTGCACAGCTAAAATTACAGTTAGCAGCCCACAGATCCTCCAGATCCTGAGGGTATTTTTACTGCTATCCCCACCATATGGAGAAGACTCCAGAAGGGACCTCACTGCCAGCCGACCAGTAGAAGGTCACCCAGAGCCTACCTTGCCATCCTCGCCTATGCTGTAGACTGTGTTCTCATCATAGCTGAACTCAACGGAGTAGACTTCCCCGTCGTGTGCCTTCCAGCTCATGGCGCACTCGTGCTGCTGCATATCTGAGGGAAGAACCAGTACTGAACACTCCTCATAGATGCACAGAACTGAGGTAAAGACAGAGAGGCCCTTTACATTCATAAGGTCTCTGTCCCAGCCCTCTAGATCAGTCTGGGGGAGCCCAATCCAATGCCAGCACCCTGTGCTTATTCTCCAACATGTGGCTTTTACACTGGCCACAAAAATCATCGCCTCTAACTAGtcacctcttcctccagctttatAGGGCTGCTCACATGCTCACTGTCAACTGCAGACATTCGGCATCCAAGCCCCACTGccacctttcttcttctcctcctcttgctaTCCTGTCCACCctgacagctgctgctggtTCTACCCTCCCACAGACGTGGGACTGCAACCTCCAGCTCAGCACCCGGCCCAGAAGCAGATCCCTCATTCACAGAAGAGGGAGGCCCAAACTGCCTTTATCACAAGGACAGGCTGAAGAGGACAAAacctgagaaacagaaattgcTTAGGGAAGGAGGACTGAAGTGAAGCCCTTGCCTTCAACTGAAAGGTCACACATTAATTCCTTTCCTCAAGACTCAGCCTCTGGCAGTAGTACTGCTATATGGCACAGCCAAGACCACATGGCTCAAAGGCAAGTTAACTCTGCTCCTCAGCAAGAAGGAAACAACAAATCCAGCAGCACTACCAGGGTCTCCAGCCAATGTCCCCCAGAGAAAGTTTATGTCAGTTGACTCCTGATAGCTATTGTGGAGGAGAGATAATAGCTTCCACCTTGGTGTTCAGCCATGTCTCACTGCTGCCTCGCTGCTGGCAGAAGAAAGGTGCTAGGAGTAGCCACCTGGAGACACTGAGGGGCCACCTCACTGCCcaatttcatagaatcatagaatcatttaggttggaaaagatcatcgagtccaaccgtaaacccaACACGGCCAAGCCCACCCCTAAACCATGTCCCCGAGCgccacgtctacacgtcttcgaaatacctccagggatggtgactcaaccgcttccctgggcagcctgttccagggctTGATAACCCTTCCAGTGAAGACATTTctcctaatacccaatctaaacctcccctggtgcaacttcaggccCTTTCCCCTTGTCCCGTCGCTTGCTACTCGGGAAGAGAGCCCGACACCCCcctgctacaacctcctttcaggcagttgcagagagcgataaggtctcctcCCAaaagcctcctctcctccaggctaaacagccccagttccctcagccgctcctcacagggcctgttctctagacccttcagcaacttcgttgctcttctttgaaTGCGCTCCAGCACTTCAAGGTTGGCCTTGTAGtgagtgaggggcccaaaactgacCACAGGCTTGGAGGTGCGGCCCCAGCAGTGCCAAGTCCAAACACACAATCACGTCCCTTGTCCTGacggccacactatttctgatacaagccagaacactattggccttcttggccacctgggcacactgctggctcatattcagctggctgtctaccaacacccccaggtccttttccgccgTACCAAAGAGACGAACAATCCCATCTGCAGCCCCGGTGACCAGCAGGTTGCCGTTGTGGTTGAAGGCTGTGCAGTTAATAGCAATGGGCTCAGGTTCCAGGGAGAACTGCAGCTGGAAGGGAAAGTCTGCATTAATGCTGAGAAACAGAGCTGGGGGTGCCAAGAAGCTGATCtccaggggagggagggaagacgGTATTTAGTAGCAAGAACTCCTCCAGTTTGGAGCCCTACACCTCTTGTGACTACAGACTTCAAGGTTGGCAGCTGCATTTTACTATGACACTAACCCAACAATTCACCTCAGCCAAGCCACAGCTTTCTTGGCCATGGCCTCAAGGCTGCAAAACCAGCTTCTGGCAGGCATTAGCTTAAGTATGTTGCTTTCTCCTACATGACAGGGACAGCATTTCTTAAGGGCAAAGGTGAGGGATGGGATGAGATTCCCTGTCAGAGTCTGACCCATCTAAATCAAAACAATGGAGAAGATGACATGAGATGAAACCTCTGAAGGAAGCACTTCACTTAAAaacagggagggcaggggaaacagcaaagaaaacccTTCAGTATAGCTCAACCAGAGAAAGCTTGAGCAAAGCGTCATTCAGTCTTCTTGGGACATTTCCAGTCACAAActgtgcaggcaggagagaaacAAGGCTGTGGACTATTTTGAGGAATccctcaaaaaaaccaacacaccaacaaaacaaaaaaaccccatccaaaCCCAGCAGCTACTtacattattcatttttatcctGCATGTGAtagaggggaaaggaggaaggggggaaaaagaaagtcagCATAATTTAGAAAGAGAGCTCCTACACACTGAAAGAGAAGACACTCATTCTCAGCAAGcagactgagaaagaaaaggaactcAGCAAGTACCTGCTGCTTCATTGTTTTAgtgtcccacagcagcagcttcccaggA
It includes:
- the LOC142044826 gene encoding uncharacterized protein LOC142044826, with the protein product MGCGMRGECSAGGTEGPAVLDSSCSGKTADPPLATPTLTGAGVLPTEAAQEEEDDDSSFDSESDCEAPTEASAAVRLPPVYKREAWVQPVAKKSSIGVFPAAAAQVSAPEREELPLKEDASCQTDFRGDRQLQGLKERHIQTECYAEYLKNAIKRKERELTTFRNVQDLLTTSSATAAIPELEDPIQRLQGETARMQATVRQQAKTIEALRKGLRARASSHHGLEDSVTGFQTARTAKEHQRRQRGSESKEVKKLGKTKCRSEALPDEVSKRSAALEEEQARLKMPSADVSDNPDCICGEKEKVPARLPGRDEESCSELTS